A section of the Buchnera aphidicola (Mindarus japonicus) genome encodes:
- a CDS encoding ACP S-malonyltransferase, with translation MKFTHAIKLIKFRSILMHTISKKYPGSTQVIIGLDQKIIRNLCSKLSKTGIVSPAAFNSKNQTLISGDVKTVEKMIFLSKKLGAKKIVNLNIDTPLHCKYMKEISKKMFLALNKITFYSPIFPIINNVDVKCEFYSEKIKKALVRQLYNPVRWEETINLIISYKIHSIVEVGPGKILSNLNKKIKNITSISLYKNKNFLLNIGTKNE, from the coding sequence ATAAAATTTACCCACGCGATTAAATTAATTAAATTTAGATCTATTCTAATGCATACTATAAGCAAAAAATATCCAGGATCAACACAAGTAATAATAGGGTTAGATCAGAAAATCATAAGAAACCTTTGTTCTAAACTTTCTAAAACAGGAATAGTGTCTCCAGCAGCTTTTAATTCGAAAAACCAAACTCTCATTTCTGGAGATGTAAAAACAGTAGAAAAAATGATTTTTTTATCTAAAAAATTAGGTGCTAAAAAAATAGTTAATTTAAATATTGATACCCCTTTACATTGTAAATATATGAAAGAAATTTCTAAAAAAATGTTTTTAGCTCTAAACAAAATAACTTTTTATTCTCCTATTTTTCCAATTATTAATAATGTAGATGTAAAATGTGAATTTTATTCGGAAAAAATTAAAAAAGCTTTAGTTCGTCAACTATATAATCCTGTGAGATGGGAAGAAACTATTAATTTAATTATTTCTTATAAAATACATTCAATAGTAGAAGTTGGACCTGGTAAAATACTAAGTAATTTAAATAAAAAAATAAAAAATATTACGTCAATTTCTTTATATAAAAATAAAAATTTTTTATTAAATATAGGAACGAAAAATGAATAA
- a CDS encoding TatD family hydrolase, with protein sequence MFLIDSHCHLHNLKCRDKKNGINNTIKKAEKKNVKMILVVSTSIKDYYLSKKYIGEKPNILYSCGIHPNNIKNEKNDIKKLKNIAINENIIAIGETGLDYFYSKNGHSEQKLLFREHIKIAKKFKKPLIIHCRKAIHDIFQILEEENNKPYRGILHSFTENYISAKKLINLGFYISFSGIITFKNSFLLRETAKVIPIEKILIETDSPYLSPEPYRGKENQPAYLYEIAKLLAKLKNINIETFTKQIKKNFFTLFNLSDKK encoded by the coding sequence ATGTTTTTAATAGATTCTCATTGTCATCTTCATAATCTAAAATGTAGAGACAAAAAAAATGGAATAAATAATACTATTAAAAAAGCAGAAAAAAAAAATGTTAAAATGATTTTAGTAGTTTCAACTTCTATTAAAGATTATTATCTTTCTAAAAAATATATAGGGGAAAAACCAAATATTTTATATTCATGTGGAATTCATCCAAATAATATAAAAAATGAAAAAAATGATATTAAAAAATTAAAAAACATTGCTATTAATGAAAATATAATTGCTATAGGAGAAACAGGATTAGATTATTTTTATTCTAAAAACGGACATTCTGAACAAAAATTATTATTTCGTGAACATATCAAAATAGCAAAAAAATTTAAAAAACCGCTTATAATTCATTGTAGAAAAGCAATACATGATATATTCCAAATATTGGAAGAAGAAAATAATAAACCATATAGAGGAATACTACACTCTTTTACAGAAAATTATATTTCAGCTAAAAAATTAATAAATTTAGGTTTCTATATATCATTTTCCGGAATTATTACATTTAAAAATTCTTTTTTATTAAGAGAAACCGCTAAAGTTATTCCGATAGAAAAAATATTAATTGAAACTGATTCTCCTTATTTATCTCCTGAACCCTATCGAGGAAAAGAAAACCAACCTGCTTATTTGTATGAAATAGCAAAATTATTAGCTAAATTAAAAAATATTAATATAGAAACATTTACTAAACAAATAAAAAAAAATTTTTTTACTTTATTTAATTTATCAGATAAAAAATAA
- the tmk gene encoding dTMP kinase, whose amino-acid sequence MIKGKFIVLEGIEGSGKTLACKIILKTLHQHNIKNVKLVKEPGSTYLGEKIRKIIKNYNNDQDLHHNAELLLFHAARIQLVESIIKPCLNKGIWIISDRYQLSSFAYQGGGDNIPSKKIKNLKNMFLKKINPDITFYLDVLPETGLKRAFQRKKLDRIEKKSMKFFEKVRNTYLSIISKEKNIIKIDANQKKILVRNSIKNELFTWLKNN is encoded by the coding sequence ATGATAAAAGGAAAATTTATTGTTTTAGAGGGAATAGAAGGATCTGGAAAAACTTTAGCATGTAAAATAATATTAAAAACGTTACATCAACATAACATTAAAAATGTTAAATTAGTTAAAGAACCAGGAAGCACTTATTTAGGAGAAAAAATTAGAAAAATAATTAAAAATTATAATAATGATCAAGATTTACATCATAATGCTGAACTTTTACTATTTCATGCTGCAAGAATACAACTTGTAGAAAGTATTATAAAACCTTGTTTAAATAAAGGAATTTGGATAATAAGCGACAGATATCAATTATCTTCTTTTGCTTATCAAGGAGGTGGGGATAATATCCCATCGAAGAAAATAAAAAACTTAAAAAATATGTTTTTAAAAAAAATTAATCCAGATATTACTTTTTATCTTGATGTTCTTCCTGAAACTGGATTAAAAAGAGCATTTCAAAGAAAAAAACTAGATAGAATTGAAAAAAAATCAATGAAATTTTTTGAAAAAGTTCGCAATACTTACCTAAGTATAATTTCTAAAGAAAAAAATATAATAAAAATTGATGCTAATCAAAAAAAAATCTTGGTTCGAAACTCTATAAAAAATGAACTTTTTACTTGGTTAAAAAATAATTAA
- the rne gene encoding ribonuclease E, protein MKRMLINATQREELRVALVDGQRLYDLDIEHFGYEQKKSSIYKGKITRIEPSLEAIFIDYGSEKHGFLPFKEVSKDYFLSNTSFSSNSHIKNVLREGQEIIVQVSKEERGNKGAALTTFVSLAGSYLVLMPNNPKITGISRRIEGSNRAEIKELIPLLNLPKNMGLIIRTAGLGKSLKLLQWDLDIRMKHWDAIIKSSKNKSAPFLIHQESNIIVRAFRDYLCQDIGEILIDNPDIVKTAKQHISFLGRPDFRNKIKLYTGDVPLFSYYQIESQISSAFQREVRLPSGGSIVIDTTEALTAIDINSSRSTKGIDIEETAFNTNIEAVEEIARQLKLRDLGGLIVIDFIDMLILENQKKIENKLKEAVYHDKARVQIGSISKFGLLEMSRQRISSSLRESSYHICPRCTGTGIIRDNESLSLSILRIIEEESLKENTCEIHAIVPIEIACYLLNEKREAVNSIEKRQFSGKIIIIPNNQMKTPNYSVLRIRKGEKIQSISYHLPKFYRSNFLNTFRVGGIEKKQNEYLNFKKSLLLKNKLENNCFNFFKKDQKNMDLKNKIEKDLVSYISFSIISSNNILNETSNSILTKKNIKKEMIKEVTPRFNNENKNNKFNLKKNIFFNTEKLIRVNKDFKKNNSFLFIIKELINLRNKIYKKYEKDFFSKKNTVKILKKEEKNFLFKKNINKKNLFCKSSFFLRKYFEFFFFQEENMYTFKKNRFNNIQEYNKMTKIFFYLRLYNIFYDSYFFYYKIPIYFFYKYFNFLDKNKSFINSSTQYIYIKKIFFKENSFFELIKRKSFISFFSKNNVYLKLYNISNQLKYEKKIKINLNFLNITSFYFSKLVINKNIQYFKKIIKHLYKKNIFYKKNITFNFKPTEKKEKICFLKNGLNFAKKNNGNLFRKNYANSPVTKASLLSIDTKFLLNNKNKNMRKVHKKKKAAGVHIAINKSSFPVYKPNKIIIK, encoded by the coding sequence ATGAAAAGAATGTTAATTAATGCTACTCAACGAGAAGAACTAAGAGTTGCTCTGGTTGACGGACAACGATTATATGATTTGGATATAGAACATTTTGGATATGAACAGAAAAAATCTAGTATTTATAAAGGTAAAATTACTAGAATAGAACCTAGTTTAGAGGCTATTTTTATAGATTACGGTTCAGAAAAACATGGATTTTTGCCTTTTAAAGAAGTTTCTAAAGATTATTTTCTTTCTAATACTTCTTTTTCTTCTAATTCACATATTAAAAATGTATTAAGAGAAGGACAGGAAATAATTGTTCAAGTTTCTAAAGAAGAAAGAGGTAACAAAGGAGCTGCTTTAACTACCTTTGTTAGCTTAGCGGGTAGTTATTTAGTATTAATGCCAAATAATCCAAAAATTACTGGAATTTCTAGAAGAATAGAAGGTTCAAATAGAGCTGAGATAAAAGAATTAATACCTTTATTGAATTTACCTAAAAATATGGGATTGATAATTAGAACTGCTGGACTTGGAAAATCTTTAAAATTATTACAATGGGATCTTGATATTAGGATGAAACATTGGGATGCTATTATTAAATCTTCAAAAAATAAATCTGCTCCTTTTTTAATTCATCAAGAAAGTAATATAATTGTAAGAGCATTTAGAGATTATTTATGCCAAGATATCGGAGAAATTCTTATTGATAATCCTGATATAGTTAAAACAGCTAAACAGCATATTAGTTTTTTAGGAAGACCCGATTTTAGAAATAAAATTAAATTATATACAGGAGATGTTCCTTTATTTAGTTATTATCAAATAGAGTCACAGATTAGTTCTGCTTTTCAAAGAGAGGTTCGCTTGCCTTCAGGAGGATCAATAGTGATAGATACTACTGAAGCATTAACAGCAATTGATATTAATTCTTCTCGCTCAACAAAAGGTATAGATATCGAGGAAACCGCATTTAATACTAATATTGAAGCAGTAGAAGAAATAGCTAGACAATTAAAATTACGAGATTTAGGTGGATTAATAGTTATTGATTTTATCGATATGTTAATTTTAGAAAACCAAAAAAAAATTGAAAATAAATTGAAAGAAGCAGTTTATCATGATAAAGCTCGTGTGCAAATAGGGTCTATTTCAAAATTTGGACTTTTAGAAATGTCTCGTCAACGAATTAGTTCTTCACTTCGTGAATCTAGTTATCATATTTGTCCAAGATGTACGGGTACAGGTATTATTAGAGATAATGAATCTTTATCGTTGTCTATTTTAAGAATTATTGAAGAAGAATCTTTAAAGGAAAATACATGTGAAATTCATGCTATTGTTCCAATAGAAATAGCTTGTTATTTGCTAAACGAAAAAAGAGAAGCTGTTAATTCTATAGAAAAACGTCAATTTTCAGGAAAAATAATTATTATTCCAAATAATCAAATGAAAACTCCTAATTATTCAGTTTTAAGAATAAGGAAGGGAGAAAAAATACAATCTATAAGTTATCATTTACCAAAATTTTATCGTAGTAATTTTTTAAATACTTTCAGAGTAGGAGGTATTGAAAAAAAACAAAATGAATATTTAAATTTTAAAAAATCTTTACTATTAAAAAATAAATTAGAAAATAATTGTTTTAATTTTTTTAAGAAAGATCAAAAAAACATGGATTTAAAAAATAAAATAGAAAAAGATTTAGTTTCTTATATTAGTTTTTCTATTATTAGTTCTAATAACATTTTAAATGAAACATCTAATTCTATCTTAACAAAAAAAAATATTAAAAAAGAAATGATAAAAGAAGTAACTCCAAGATTTAATAATGAAAATAAAAATAATAAGTTCAATTTAAAGAAAAATATTTTTTTCAATACAGAGAAATTAATTAGGGTTAATAAGGATTTTAAAAAAAATAATTCTTTTCTTTTTATAATAAAAGAATTAATTAATTTAAGAAATAAAATTTATAAAAAATATGAAAAAGATTTTTTTTCTAAAAAAAATACTGTAAAAATATTAAAAAAGGAAGAAAAAAATTTTTTATTTAAAAAAAATATAAATAAAAAAAACTTATTTTGTAAAAGCTCATTTTTTTTACGAAAATATTTTGAGTTTTTTTTCTTTCAAGAAGAAAATATGTATACATTTAAAAAAAATAGATTTAATAATATTCAAGAATATAATAAAATGACGAAAATATTTTTTTATTTACGATTATATAATATTTTTTATGATTCATATTTTTTTTATTATAAAATTCCTATTTATTTTTTTTATAAATACTTTAATTTTTTAGATAAAAATAAAAGTTTTATAAATTCTTCAACTCAATATATTTATATAAAAAAAATATTTTTTAAAGAAAATAGTTTTTTTGAATTAATAAAACGAAAATCGTTTATTTCTTTTTTTTCAAAAAATAATGTGTACCTTAAATTATATAATATTTCTAATCAATTGAAATATGAAAAAAAAATAAAAATAAATTTAAATTTTTTAAATATTACGAGTTTTTATTTTTCAAAACTAGTTATAAACAAAAATATTCAATATTTCAAAAAAATAATTAAACATTTATATAAGAAAAATATTTTTTATAAAAAAAATATAACTTTTAATTTTAAACCAACTGAAAAAAAAGAAAAAATTTGTTTTTTAAAAAATGGTTTAAATTTTGCTAAGAAAAATAATGGTAATTTATTTCGAAAAAATTATGCAAATTCTCCAGTTACAAAAGCATCACTATTATCTATAGATACTAAGTTTTTATTGAATAACAAAAATAAAAATATGCGTAAAGTACATAAAAAAAAGAAGGCAGCAGGAGTACATATAGCGATAAATAAGTCTAGTTTTCCTGTGTATAAACCTAATAAAATTATTATAAAATAA
- a CDS encoding DNA polymerase III subunit delta' C-terminal domain-containing protein — translation MILYPWLISAYKKLIFQHNNNKLHHTILINTIKGIGIFNLVWKFSTWLLCLNKKKDENCKLCRACNLTKSLNHPDWYFLKPEKEKKIIDVETLRTLNEKIFTSAQQGKIKIICFSNTDFLNEYGINILLKMLEEPPKNTFFLLINFNSFKIPLTLKSRCFLLNIYAPSKKNCLIWFKENNFIIKEKYFLTSLKISENAPLMAIKLIKSKLWIERKNFYEKLIDFIQKKSLILLLPYFIGKNILFKINWICLILLDAIKWKYNITESLSNLDNISTIKTISSKYSYYTLDISLRLWLKCRYYLLNVSNINQELLISKKLLNWEYFLNTNKFK, via the coding sequence ATGATCCTGTATCCTTGGTTAATTTCTGCTTATAAAAAACTTATTTTTCAACATAATAATAATAAACTACACCATACTATTTTAATAAATACCATTAAAGGAATAGGAATATTTAATTTAGTATGGAAATTTAGTACATGGTTATTATGTCTAAACAAAAAAAAAGATGAAAATTGTAAATTATGTCGTGCATGTAATTTAACAAAATCTTTAAATCACCCTGACTGGTATTTTTTAAAACCAGAAAAAGAAAAAAAAATTATAGATGTTGAAACGTTAAGAACATTAAATGAAAAAATTTTTACATCCGCACAACAAGGTAAAATTAAAATTATTTGTTTTTCAAATACAGATTTCTTAAATGAATACGGAATTAATATTCTATTAAAAATGTTAGAAGAACCTCCTAAAAACACTTTTTTTTTGCTAATTAATTTTAATTCTTTCAAAATTCCACTTACTTTAAAAAGTAGATGCTTTTTATTAAATATTTATGCTCCTTCAAAAAAAAATTGTTTAATCTGGTTTAAAGAAAATAACTTTATAATTAAAGAAAAATATTTTTTAACTTCTCTAAAAATATCAGAAAATGCTCCTTTAATGGCTATAAAATTAATTAAAAGTAAATTATGGATAGAAAGAAAAAATTTTTATGAAAAATTAATTGATTTTATTCAAAAAAAAAGTTTAATTTTACTACTTCCTTATTTCATTGGAAAAAATATTTTATTTAAAATAAATTGGATTTGTTTAATTTTATTAGATGCTATTAAATGGAAATATAATATAACAGAAAGTTTATCAAATTTAGATAATATTAGTACTATAAAAACAATATCTTCAAAATATTCCTACTATACTTTAGATATTAGTCTTCGTTTATGGTTAAAATGTAGATATTATCTACTTAATGTTTCAAACATTAATCAAGAATTATTGATTTCTAAAAAATTATTAAATTGGGAATATTTTTTAAATACTAATAAATTTAAATAA
- a CDS encoding RluA family pseudouridine synthase gives MKTNILPLQMIYVSKEMNNQRIDNFLIKKIKKFPKSIIYKMIRKGKIKINKKKILPKYKLQIGDTIKIPPIKIEKRNNNLLSYSDAKKNFTLDGKILYEDKFLLIINKPSGIAVHGGTGLRFGIIENLRILYPIYSYLELVHRIDRNTSGVLMIAKRRSTLRDLHKQIREKKIKKQYIALVHGYWPKSKLIISASLKKKKNKNVKNPVFVNEKGKFSETKFQVKKYYQDCSLMLITPNTGRTHQIRVHSAHAGHPIIFDKYYGNSELDKNFTFLNTKKNLFLHAKKIGFFHPNINKNIYITAPIEKNFQLSLSKLN, from the coding sequence ATGAAAACAAACATTCTACCTTTACAAATGATATATGTTTCAAAAGAAATGAATAATCAAAGAATTGATAATTTTTTAATTAAAAAAATTAAAAAATTTCCTAAAAGTATAATTTATAAAATGATACGAAAAGGAAAAATAAAAATTAATAAAAAAAAAATTCTTCCTAAATATAAATTACAAATTGGAGATACAATAAAAATTCCTCCAATTAAAATAGAAAAAAGAAATAATAATTTATTATCATATTCTGATGCAAAAAAAAATTTTACTTTAGATGGAAAAATTTTATATGAAGACAAATTTTTATTAATTATTAATAAACCATCAGGAATAGCTGTTCATGGTGGAACTGGATTACGTTTTGGTATTATAGAAAATCTTCGTATTTTATATCCTATATATTCTTACCTAGAACTTGTTCATCGAATTGATAGAAATACTTCTGGGGTTTTAATGATAGCTAAAAGAAGATCAACTCTTCGTGATTTGCATAAACAAATAAGAGAAAAAAAAATAAAAAAACAATACATAGCATTAGTTCATGGATATTGGCCAAAATCTAAATTGATTATATCTGCTTCTTTAAAGAAGAAAAAAAATAAAAATGTAAAAAATCCAGTTTTTGTAAATGAAAAAGGAAAGTTTTCAGAAACAAAATTTCAGGTAAAAAAATATTATCAAGATTGTTCATTAATGTTAATAACACCTAATACAGGAAGAACTCACCAAATTAGAGTACATTCTGCACATGCTGGTCATCCTATTATTTTTGATAAATATTATGGAAATTCTGAATTAGACAAAAATTTTACATTTTTAAATACAAAAAAAAACTTGTTTCTTCATGCTAAAAAAATTGGTTTTTTTCATCCTAATATAAATAAAAATATATATATTACAGCTCCTATTGAAAAAAATTTTCAATTAAGTTTATCTAAACTTAATTAA
- the acpP gene encoding acyl carrier protein: protein MINIEEKIKKIISLQLDKKIETLNKSTKFVDDLKADSLDIIELFMSLEEEFNISIPDEEMEKIIDIQSATLYIYEKNKKKFNL, encoded by the coding sequence ATGATTAATATTGAAGAAAAAATTAAAAAAATTATATCTTTGCAGCTAGATAAAAAAATAGAAACACTAAATAAGTCAACTAAATTTGTAGATGATCTTAAAGCTGATTCTCTAGATATAATTGAACTGTTCATGTCTTTAGAAGAAGAATTTAATATTAGTATTCCTGATGAAGAAATGGAAAAAATTATTGATATTCAATCAGCTACGTTATATATATATGAAAAAAATAAAAAAAAATTTAATCTATAA
- the rpmF gene encoding 50S ribosomal protein L32 — MAVQKNKPSRSKRGMRRSHDSLKENTVSIDKISGEHHLRHNITKKGFYKGKKVIFQKK, encoded by the coding sequence ATGGCAGTTCAAAAAAATAAACCTTCTCGATCAAAAAGAGGAATGAGAAGGTCTCATGATTCATTAAAAGAAAACACTGTTTCTATAGATAAGATATCCGGAGAACATCATTTAAGACATAACATAACTAAAAAAGGTTTTTATAAAGGTAAAAAAGTAATATTTCAAAAAAAATAA
- a CDS encoding flagellar basal body P-ring protein FlgI: MNIIKLIYICIIITLSKISICQAEKIQNLVNIKGIQNNQLIGYGLVAGLKGTGDSNSPIAFSNHVIHNMLSQLGIKIPVNNKTPLNNVASVIITANLPYFSSLGETININVASIGNAKNLEGGTLLLTPLKNIDNKICAFAQGLISKKKTNFQNISKKSNFYTIKNGAIIKKEIKHNLLNKKNFKLQLKKESFTLSKKISDCINIHYPNIATPIDSKTIKIKNFFKKKKIVEMVSNIQNININIPKKYSNIIFNFHTNSVIFNSKIKLHACTLINKKFLLIIKHKKKYPINFTLLKGIKKNKKIKKRKLNLYNIIQILNYLKIKYSDIFLILKNMHDAGCFPNKVKGK; encoded by the coding sequence ATGAATATAATTAAGTTAATTTATATTTGTATTATTATTACTCTAAGTAAAATATCTATTTGTCAAGCAGAAAAAATTCAGAACTTAGTAAATATCAAGGGAATTCAAAATAATCAGCTTATAGGATATGGATTAGTAGCTGGACTAAAAGGAACTGGGGATTCCAATTCTCCTATAGCTTTTAGTAACCATGTTATTCATAACATGTTATCTCAATTAGGAATTAAAATTCCCGTCAATAATAAAACTCCTTTAAATAATGTAGCTTCTGTTATTATTACAGCTAATTTACCATATTTTAGTTCTTTGGGGGAAACTATTAATATTAATGTAGCTTCAATAGGAAATGCAAAAAATCTTGAAGGAGGAACTCTTCTGCTAACACCATTAAAAAATATAGATAATAAAATCTGTGCTTTTGCTCAAGGTTTAATATCAAAAAAAAAAACAAATTTCCAAAATATTTCAAAAAAATCTAATTTTTATACTATTAAAAATGGAGCAATAATAAAAAAAGAAATAAAACATAATTTACTTAATAAAAAAAATTTTAAATTACAATTAAAAAAAGAAAGTTTTACTTTATCAAAAAAGATTAGTGATTGTATTAATATACATTATCCTAATATAGCTACACCAATAGATTCAAAAACTATAAAAATAAAAAATTTTTTTAAAAAAAAAAAAATAGTGGAAATGGTTTCTAATATTCAAAATATAAATATAAATATTCCTAAAAAATATTCAAATATAATTTTTAATTTTCATACTAACTCTGTTATTTTCAACTCAAAAATTAAATTACATGCATGTACTTTAATAAACAAAAAATTTCTATTAATTATTAAACATAAGAAAAAATATCCTATCAATTTTACCTTATTAAAAGGTATTAAAAAAAATAAAAAAATAAAAAAAAGAAAATTAAATTTATATAATATAATTCAAATTTTAAATTATTTAAAAATAAAATATTCTGATATATTTTTAATACTAAAAAATATGCACGATGCAGGTTGTTTTCCAAATAAAGTTAAAGGTAAATAA